The genomic stretch TAAATTAATATTTTAGATTTACTGATTCTAAGAACTTTGAGAATACATTTACTGTAATCTCAAATTATATTTAAAAAAATATGTCAACTTAACAACAGAGCCAATATTTTTTGAGAAAACTAACTGAAGTTTTGACCATAATCAAGCTGGATTCTCAATGATTCAGCTTGATGTATGTAGTTAAGTTGACTTTATATAGCAGCTTGGCTGAGTTTAACTTGTAAGTATTCAGGCGAGACGAAACCAACATAAGTTCAAGAATGTAGAAAAAGAATAAATGCCAGTCACTACAAGTTGGTACTTAGACACGTAAACATTTAGCGACTACCCAAAAGGTAGTCACCCAATGAGCTGATTGCTAATGACAACCTCAACTAGTGAACTATTTTTTTCTGGGTATCTTTAAATTTCTCCAGTAACTTCAACAGGCTCTTGACCAAACTTCATTAATTCGTAAAGATCTGAAGCATATAAATCTTCATGACTTGGTTCATCTGTCTGGCTTGTTGCCACAATTGGATCGCCATAGGCTTTAGTTTTACCTATAAGTAAAAGTTTTTTGCCTGCACACTCTCCAATTAACTTGAATTGATTGTCAGGGAAAAAGTCTACATCAGTAAAGAAAGCACGATTTTTGATAGGCATTTCTCCTCCTAAGTTCTGATGCAACAGTTATGTTAACAAAAAAGATAAATAAGTGTGTTAATTTTTGTTTCCTAATTACCTTATTTGATAATTAGTTACTAACACAGTTATTTGCACGATTGAGATTTTAATTTGAGCAAACTGTCAACGCAAATTTTACCGTATTTGAGTGCTTCTGCCTCTGTTGGAAAACAAAAAGGCTCACTGTACTGATTCCCTTCTGGATCTGTATAGTCAACAGCAATACCGCTCAATTCTTTAGTTGTAACTAAAACCCATTGCTTGTAATTAATCATCCTAGCCTCTGTGTTTTTGTAGCGTTTGGCGAGGTGGGTTAATAAACAGACATCTGTCACTGCCAATATTAATAGCAATGTCAGCTAGGAGACCGCAAGGACACTGAACTTAGAGTAAGCAAGTGTCAAAGGTGCTCCTTCCAATGCCGACGGAGTTAGCTGACGGACTAAGACTGGAAGGTGTCTCTCTCGCTTTGAGATTCGCCCCAAAAATTGGTTCCTCCGCTTCTGATCCAGGATTAAGGTTTTTCAACTATAATGCTGGATTGAATTAGGCTATATTCCCACTTAAAATAACCATATACTGATACTTTGAAACAGTCAATCAATGGCTTCTTCTAGCTTGAACATAGGGACGCTGAAGCACTTAGGCTAGGGAATAAGCAAGAGAGGTTTTTATTAATTTGTTATTTAATTTAATTATATGAGTGTCTGTCTTGAAGCATTAGTATAAAATTCATCTATTACCAAGCAATTGGCTATCTATCCCAGAAAAATCCACCTGTTAGACTGCCATTTACAAGAGTTGCTAGCCAGACAATTGTGTCAACTGTCCTGCGCCAGAATAAACATTCACTATCCGCCGTAATTTTGTTTCTTCATTAAGGGAACCACTACCTGAGTCACATGCAATACACCGTAAACATTCGTCTCCATTGTTTCTCGCAGTGTATATATTTGAGCATCGAAAACACTCCAAGCGATCGCTTTGCTCATCAATATATATACCTGCGTTATTCACCAATACATCTAACCGTCCAAATCACTGATTAATAAATTCAGTAAGAATTACTTGATATCCCTTTTTTGCCAATTGGCGAGAAGCTTCAAATCCTAAACCGCGATTTGCACCTGTTACTACTGCAATTTTTGGTGTTGTCATGTTCGGATTCTCTGGTTTAGTAGTTTAGTAATCTTTATTTAGGTGCGTTAGGCTAAAGCCGTAACACACCCTACGATTTAATTATTTAAGTGCGTAATCCTGGTTGTATTCTACGAGTTCAATTTCGTTACCATCAGGATCGTTGACATATATTCTGTATTTTGTTTCTGGTGCTGACATTGTGTAATATTCAATACCTGCATCTTCAAGTGTTTTTTTCATTGCATCACCATCTTTAATAACAAAACCAACGTGGTTGATGCCGATATTTTCATAAGCAGTATGGACGCGTTCTTGCTCAATCTCATCATTCAAGGCAAGATAAAATTGATTGTTACCTAAGTGCATCCAGTATCTGCCGTCAAATATACCATCAGCACGTACATCCCAATCAGGAAATAAAGTTTGGTAAAACTTCTTGCTGTCGTTAATATTTTTGCAACTAAGATTAATATGTTCAAAGCGAATAAAATTCATATCTACTCCTTATTTTAAAAATAGAGAATGGCTAATGGTTAATGGCTAATAGCTAATTGCCATTAACTATTAACGACTAACAACTAACTTATTACCCTAGCGAGACATCCAGAAACATCATGACTACAAAGCCCAACATCACACCAATAGTTCCTTCTTTTTCTAATCCTTTGCGATGAGATTCGGGGATGATTTCATCACTAATGACAAATAACATTGCTCCTGCTGCAAATGCCATCGCCCAAGGCAAAATAAAGTTAGCAATACTTACTACTCCCGCACCAATCAAACCGCCAATTGGTTCAACTAATCCTGTCAGCAGGGAAATCTACAACGCATAAGCTGCTGAATATTGCTCGCTCACTAAAGATAGTGCTACTACTAAACCTTCTGGTATATTTTGCAAGCCTATACCTAAAGCGACAGGAATTCCGTCGGTAATATTGTTGTTACCAAAATTTACTCCCACAGCTAATCCTTCCGGAAAGTTGTGAATAGTAATTGCGGCAATAAATAGCCAAATTCGCTTTAGGTTTTTACCACGGTGATTTTCTTTCCCCTTGAAAAAATGTTCGTGGGGTAATAGGCGATGTACTATTTGCAAAAATACCCCACCCAAAAGCATACCAGCAACAATAATTAAAGCAGCAATAGGTTTTGATGTTCCTTGAGCAATTGCTGCCTCAGTTCCCGGTACAATCAATGAGAACGATGTCGCTGCTAACATCACTCCCCCACCAAACCCCAGCATTATTCCTTGCACTCGCTGCGTGAGATTAATTGGTAGCAAAATTGGCAAAGCACCAACTACTGTGGCAAGTCCTGCACCTAAACTAGCGATCGCACCGATAACAAGGCTTTCCATATCTAGGGTTTTTATCCAAATCTATATATATTAAATCATAGTCGTTATGAGTTTGTATTGCAAGCATTAGCAAAAAATTGCAGAGGATATTTCCTACCTGCGATGTGATAATTGGGGTTTTGAGTAGTTGAGACTCTCACCTTCAAGGCTTCTTCACCTTCTGCCCTCTGACTTGAAAGTCACCTCACCCCCTGCCCCTCTCCTTGCTAAAAAGAGGGGTGTCCGACAGGACGGGGTGAGGTTTTTCATGCAAGGCTTGTGAAACTTGTTTGATTGGGACTGCCTTCTACTTAGTTTTTAAGGTTCTGGTTTCTTATACTTTCCTGGATACTTCTTGTGAAAATACTCTTCCATTACTTTTAACGCCATTGGTCCGGCAACGCTACCACCACCACCACCAGAATGTTCTGCAAACGCTACAACCAAAATTTCGGGATTATCGGCGGGAGCATAACCTCCAAACCAAGCATGATTGGCTTTGATCCCATTACGTTTCCATGCTTCAGCTGTTCCGGTTTTGCCTGCTACAGGAGGAAGTGATGGCACATTTAAAGCTCTACCTGTGCCTTCTGAGACCACTTTCCGCAATCCTTCGCGGAGAATTTTGGCGGTTGATGGTTTCATATCAATCGGCTCGCGCCATGATTTTGCTTGTTCATTATCTTTAAGTAAATGCGGTTGAACTCGGTAGCCACCATTAGCAGGTACAGCAAACATAACCGCGACTTGCAGTGGTGTAGTTAGTAGTGCTCCTTGACCGATTGACATATTTACTGAATCGCCAACAGTCCAAGGTATTTTCCACGCTTTTCGCTTCCATGCTTCATCTGGAACAAAACCTTTTGATTCTTCTGAAGCGAATTCAAACCCAGTTTTCTTGCCGAAACCATACTTACGAGTCCAATTGATTAAAGTGGAACCACCTACTCTCGCACCGACTTGGTAGAAAAAAGTATCACTACTCATGGCGATCGCCCGTGCAAATCCTAACGCACCAAATCCGGCGTGATTCCACTCATTAAAACGATAACCTCCAAAGCTAAGGGAACCGTAGGTTTGTAGTACTGTCTGCGGCGAAAATTTCCCCGACTCTAGTCCGGCTGTAGTAGTAACAATTTTGAAAGTACTAGCTGGAGGATAGGCTTGCAGAGCGCGATTGAGTAACGGGTGATCTGCACCTAATAGAATTTGTTGCAATTCTTTCTGAGAAGCTCTTTGCTTTGAGAAAACATTAGGGTCAAATGTGGGGTGAGATACCATCGCTAAAATTGCCCCATTCTGCGGATTCATGGCAATAATTGTACCGTTGCGCTGCGCGAGAGCTTTTTCGGCAGCCATTTGCACATTCCAATCTATGGTCAAGCGGATATCATCACCGGGTTGTGCCTGTTTCTCTCCCAAAATTCGCAGTGGACGACCATTACTATCAACTTCTACCTGCTGACCACCCCATTCACCCCGTAGCACATTTTCAAATGCCTTTTCAATTCCCATCTGACCGATGACATCTCCAAGGCGGTAGCCTTTGTCTTTTTTCTCTTTTAACTGTT from Chlorogloeopsis sp. ULAP01 encodes the following:
- the mrdA gene encoding penicillin-binding protein 2; amino-acid sequence: MPSLQIPLLSNSKEKRTVGRNSQSVFLILFTLLLTSGILGRLVYLQIIQGSTHRQQAESNRIRLLLKQPERGNVFDRNGKLLATTRYPHSVYLWPMAHKKQSWSQISIRLSQILGMSLEEIENKLKEAGPNASSLVRIKRDLELEEITALKEYENELDDVEVHTEAVRYYPHGKEFAHVLGYTRELTAEQLKEKKDKGYRLGDVIGQMGIEKAFENVLRGEWGGQQVEVDSNGRPLRILGEKQAQPGDDIRLTIDWNVQMAAEKALAQRNGTIIAMNPQNGAILAMVSHPTFDPNVFSKQRASQKELQQILLGADHPLLNRALQAYPPASTFKIVTTTAGLESGKFSPQTVLQTYGSLSFGGYRFNEWNHAGFGALGFARAIAMSSDTFFYQVGARVGGSTLINWTRKYGFGKKTGFEFASEESKGFVPDEAWKRKAWKIPWTVGDSVNMSIGQGALLTTPLQVAVMFAVPANGGYRVQPHLLKDNEQAKSWREPIDMKPSTAKILREGLRKVVSEGTGRALNVPSLPPVAGKTGTAEAWKRNGIKANHAWFGGYAPADNPEILVVAFAEHSGGGGGSVAGPMALKVMEEYFHKKYPGKYKKPEP
- a CDS encoding VOC family protein; amino-acid sequence: MNFIRFEHINLSCKNINDSKKFYQTLFPDWDVRADGIFDGRYWMHLGNNQFYLALNDEIEQERVHTAYENIGINHVGFVIKDGDAMKKTLEDAGIEYYTMSAPETKYRIYVNDPDGNEIELVEYNQDYALK